A window of Fragaria vesca subsp. vesca linkage group LG7, FraVesHawaii_1.0, whole genome shotgun sequence contains these coding sequences:
- the LOC101312589 gene encoding protein phosphatase 2C 57-like, with product MALLSPQLQRFLLTKYNCSGGGTGSFKTSPTNTNKNSSSSFSNKSTTPLCSAIAIDAPGSSSADVAGVRWGSTSLQGAREEMEDGVVVRSDGLDGYSFAAVFDGHAGFSSVKFLRDELYKECCEALQGGSLLSGKDIKAIREALQEAFERVDAKLLNWLERNGEEDESGSTATVMFVGNDMLFISHVGDSSVVQSCSGKAEVLTSPHRPYGSNKVCLQEIKRIREAGGWIVNGRICGDIAVSRAFGDMRFKTKKNEMLKKGVEEGRWTEKFVSRVQFSGDLVTATPDIYQASLGADSEFLVLASDGLWDYINSSDAVSFVRNQLRQHGDVQLACDALAQAALDNKSQDNISIVIADLGRTDWQRLPFQKQNVVYEFGQAFATIGLVSLGIWMSTSLLSS from the exons ATGGCTCTGTTAAGTCCACAACTGCAGAGGTTCCTCTTAACCAAATACAACTGCAGCGGTGGAGGTACTGGCTCATTCAAGACCTCACCCACCAACACCAACAAGAACAGTAGCAGCAGCTTTTCCAACAAGTCAACTACCCCACTATGCTCAGCGATTGCCATAGACGCGCCGGGATCGTCCTCTGCTGATGTCGCCGGAGTCAGGTGGGGCTCCACCAGCTTGCAGGGAGCGCGGGAAGAGATGGAAGACGGCGTTGTTGTCCGGTCCGATGGCCTTGACGGTTATTCATTTGCTGCGGTTTTTGATGGACATGCTGGCTTCTCCTCTGTCAAGTTTCTCAG AGATGAGCTCTACAAAGAGTGTTGTGAGGCTTTACAAGGCGGTTCGCTATTAAGTGGGAAGGATATCAAAGCTATTAGAGAGGCTTTACAGGAGGCATTTGAAAGAGTTGATGCAAAGTTGTTGAATTG GCTTGAGAGGAATGGGGAAGAAGATGAGTCTGGTTCAACAGCTACTGTTATGTTTGTTGGGAACGATATGCTTTTCATTTCACATGTTGGCGATTCGTCTGTG GTTCAGTCTTGTTCTGGAAAAGCAGAGGTGTTGACTAGCCCTCATCGACCATATGGAAGCAACAAGGTCTGTCTGCAAGAAATTAAAAGAATCAGAGAAGCAGGTGGATGG ATCGTCAATGGAAGAATTTGTGGAGACATTGCTGTATCTCGCGCTTTTGGTGACATGCGGTTCAAGACAAAGAAAAACGA GATGCTGAAGAAAGGAGTTGAAGAAGGAAGATGGACGGAGAAATTTGTTTCTCG AGTGCAATTCAGTGGAGACCTTGTTACTGCAACTCCAGACATTTATCAAGCAAGTCTTGGGGCAGACTCAGAATTTCTAGTGTTAGCATCTGATGGCTTATGGGATTACATAAACAG CTCAGATGCGGTTTCATTTGTAAGGAATCAGCTTCGACAACACGGAGATGTCCAG CTAGCTTGTGACGCGCTTGCTCAAGCTGCTCTG GATAACAAGTCACAAGATAATATCAGCATCGTCATTGCGGATTTAGG GCGAACAGACTGGCAACGTTTGCCCTTCCAAAAACAAAATGTTGTATATGAATTTGGGCAAGCTTTTGCTACTATCGGGCTCGTTTCGCTTGGAATTTGGATGTCAACATCGTTGCTTTCTTCATGA
- the LOC101306467 gene encoding LOW QUALITY PROTEIN: putative aminoacrylate hydrolase RutD-like (The sequence of the model RefSeq protein was modified relative to this genomic sequence to represent the inferred complete CDS: deleted 1 base in 1 codon), which yields MPYCEVASPQNAAADDEATKIYYRTYGRGPIKVLLIIGLAGTHESWGPQIQGLTGSVTPNDEDRPAAECGDNEAGFSGGGIEVCAFDNRGMGRSSVPAKKSDYTTRTMAKDAIALMDHLGWKQAHVFGHSMGAMIACKLAAMVPDSILSLGLLNVTGGGFECLPRLDRQTLSIAIRFLKAKTPEQRAAVDLDTHYSKEYLEENIGSNTRRAILYQQYVKGISATGMQSNHGFEGQLNACWTHKMTPTEIEMIRSAGFLVSVIHGRHDVIAQICYAKRLAQKLQPVARMVDLPGGHLVSHERTEEVNKALLELIKASEAKTEPQDWTNLPEKSSGWVVTRMSFIKKSNSEANSACLASSMLQKLHMFLLYLFGLFALACEKGLMTFRSIKPARVANSIT from the exons ATGCCGTATTGCGAAGTCGCGTCGCCGCAGAATGCCGCCGCCGACGACGAAGCAACAAAAATCTACTACCGGACTTACGGCCGCGGCCCCATCAAGGTCCTCCTGATCATCG GATTGGCCGGAACTCACGAATCGTGGGGGCCACAGATTCAGGGGCTCACGGGGTCGGTTACGCCGAACGACGAGGATAGGCCGGCGGCGGAGTGTGGCGACAATGAGGCTGGTTTCAGCGGCGGAGGTATCGAGGTTTGCGCGTTTGATAATCGGGGCATGGGCCGGAGCTCCGTGCCGGCGAAAAAGTCCGATTACAC AACAAGAACAATGGCGAAGGATGCAATCGCTTTGATGGATCATCTGGGGTGGAAGCAAGCGCATGTTTTCGGGCATTCAATGG GAGCTATGATAGCTTGTAAGTTAGCAGCGATGGTTCCTGACAGT ATTTTGTCATTGGGTTTGCTCAATGTCACCGGAGGCGGTTTTGAATGTTTACCAAGG CTCGACCGCCAAACATTATCTATTGCTATTCGTTTTCTAAAGGCAAAGACTCCGGAGCAAAGAGCAGCTGTTGACTTGGACACCCACTATTCGAAG GAGTATCTTGAGGAAAATATTGGATCCAACACAAGAAGGGCAATTTTATACCAA CAATATGTAAAAGGTATATCGGCTACTGGGATGCAGTCTAACCATGGTTTCGAAGGTCAACTGAATGCGTGCTGGACACATAAAATGACACCAACTGAAATTGAAATGATCCGCTCCGCTGGGTTTCTTGTTTCAGTCATTCATGGCAG GCATGATGTCATTGCTCAAATATGTTATGCAAAGAGATTGGCACAGAAGCTGCAGCCTGTTGCTAGAATGGTAGATCTTCCTGGAGGACATCTTGTGAGTCATGAGAGGACTGAAGAG GTCAATAAAGCCCTTCTTGAGTTGATCAAGGCTTCAGAAGCTAAGACAGAGCCACAGGACTGGACAAATTTGCCTGAGAAAAGTTCCG GGTGGGTGGTTACAAGGATGTCGTTTATCAAAAAAAGTAATAGCGAGGCTAACAGTGCATGTTTGGCATCCAGTATGTTGCAGAAGCTACATATGTTCCTCTTGTACTTGTTTGGTCTCTTTGCCTTGGCGTGCGAGAAAGGATTGATGACTTTCAGAAGTATAAAACCAGCTAGAGTTGCAAATTCCATTACATAA
- the LOC101306176 gene encoding uncharacterized protein LOC101306176, whose protein sequence is MAAAEARRAWQHRANCCFSQDDGRSAQRFSRHPSSSSSKESDSAHENASYGIDHLIPERTPYNSTPELTPSTRWWLNLEPNFGPQKEFIDDQRKSLDAEVLNSGYINKTAIINDYYQCKEVFSTQSDSEKSVNCFLEKPCTVSVTSPKGDQSKRIQELKAGTGNGPQLPKKRDTGEFWCCDDDFMNLDSFNSLDSEQSKKLSPDLDTQWVGSEKSEPWWRSAGKDELASLVAQKSLENVENCDLPRPQIRMGALASTKFPDPNLSLDQMTELGLSNVTTYTQGSLTSGHSAYDPDSSLSHNNDYAATNQDEPEDERSKAQLLEALCHSQTRARKAENAAQQAYTEKEHIISLFFKQASQLFAYKQWLHLLQIENFCLQLNKKDGLPWSPYKGRPLKKKGQRRAGRRSGGRIRYEISKGAVAFALGLGLAGAGLLLGWTMGWLFPAF, encoded by the exons ATGGCAGCAGCTGAAGCACGGAGAGCATGGCAGCATAGAGCGAATTGTTGTTTTTCCCAAGATGATGGGAGGAGTGCTCAAAGATTTTCACGTCACCCGTCATCATCTTCCTCAAAAGAATCTGATAGTGCTCATGAGAATGCTTCATATGGGATTGATCACCTTATCCCAGAACGCACGCCTTATAACTCAACTCCGGAGCTAACACCCAGCACTAGATGGTGGTTAAACCTGGAACCAAACTTTGGGCCTCAAAAGGAATTTATTGATGATCAGCGAAAAAGCCTGGACGCTGAAGTGTTAAATTCTGGATATATCAATAAAACTGCCATCATAAATGATTATTATCAGTGCAAGGAGGTATTTAGTACTCAAAGTGATAGTGAAAAGAGTGTCAACTGTTTTTTGGAGAAACCATGTACTGTTTCAGTCACTTCTCCAAAAGGTGACCAAAGTAAGAGAATACAAGAACTCAAGGCTGGAACTGGTAATGGTCCACAGTTGCCTAAGAAAAGGGACACAGGAGAGTTTTGGTGCTGCGATGATGACTTCATGAACTTGGATTCTTTCAACAGCTTGGATTCTGAACAAAGCAAGAAGCTGTCTCCTGATTTGGATACCCAATGGGTGGGAAGTGAGAAGTCTGAACCATGGTGGCGCTCTGCTGGTAAAGATGAGTTGGCTTCCTTGGTTGCTCAGAAGTCACTTGAAAATGTTGAGAATTGTGATCTTCCACGGCCCCAGATTAGGATGGGCGCTCTCGCTTCTACAAAGTTTCCTGACCCTAATTTATCCTTAGATCAGATGACTGAACTGGGTTTATCCAATGTCACCACTTATACTCAGGGAAGCTTAACTTCAGGTCACTCAGCATATGATCCAGATAGTTCACTAAG CCACAACAATGATTATGCTGCAACCAACCAAGATGAGCCAGAAGATGAGCGGAGCAAAGCTCAGCTGCTGGAAGCGTTGTGTCATTCTCAGACACGAGCTAGGAAAGCTGAGAATGCTGCACAGCAGGCCTATACAGAGAAGGAGCACATCATCAGTCTCTTTTTCAAACAGGCATCACAGCTGTTTGCCTACAAGCAGTGGCTCCATCTGCTCCAAATTGAGAACTTTTGCCTGCAGCTGAACAAAAAAGATGGCTTACCATGGTCCCCATACAAGGGCAGACCCTTAAAAAAGAAGGGTCAGCGCAGGGCGGGAAGGAGGAGCGGCGGCAGGATAAGGTATGAGATCAGCAAGGGTGCTGTTGCTTTTGCTCTAGGATTAGGTCTTGCTGGTGCGGGCTTGCTCCTCGGATGGACTATGGGGTGGTTGTTTCCAGCTTTTTAG
- the LOC101306760 gene encoding uncharacterized protein LOC101306760 produces MAAMASDKADGQTQWEFSCDMEVDYESEEIASIVYNTLAVDKELQPDKVKRQMSVSNGKLSVHFEAVEARFLRASYSAFVDVLTLATKTIEEFGKGMEL; encoded by the exons ATGGCTGCTATGGCTTCTGACAAGGCAGATGGGCAGACCCAGTGGGAGTTTAGCTG TGACATGGAGGTAGATTATGAGTCTGAAGAAATTGCTTCTATTGTCTATAATACATTAGCTGTTGATAAGGAG TTGCAACCAGACAAGGTAAAAAGGCAGATGTCAGTATCCAATGGAAAGCTTTCAGT GCATTTTGAGGCAGTTGAGGCAAGATTTCTTCGAGCATCATATAGTGCTTTTGTGGATGTATTGACACTTGCCACGAAAACAATTGAAGAGTTTGGAAAAGGAATGGAATTGTAA
- the LOC101305603 gene encoding 50S ribosomal protein L9-like, with the protein MACMRNGRNALRQIINNVHSSESERMMNPLVFACQGVRHRKLEVILTTNVDKLGKAGETVKVAPGHFRNHLMPKLLAVPNIDKYAYLIRQQRKNAPLEEEEEKEEVKVVTVSEEVKMKEYEKAAKRLENARLVLRRAINLERFRTRATKEDPIELRSVVTKEDIVAEVARQLCIGLEPDNVHLPSPLSTVGEYEVPLRLPRSIPLPAGKVQWTLNVKIRCA; encoded by the exons ATGGCTTGTATGCGAAATGGCAGAAATGCCCTCCGTCAGATCATCAACAACGTCCATTCTTCCGAGTCGGAGCGCATGATGAATCCGCTGGTCTTCGCTTGCCAAGGAGTCCGGCATAGAAAATTGGAAGTGATTTTGACGACG AATGTAGATAAGCTCGGCAAGGCCGGTGAGACTGTGAAGGTTGCGCCGGGGCATTTTCGCAACCACTTGATGCCGAAATTGCTTGCTGTACCCAACATTGACAAGTATGCATATCTAATCCGGCAGCAGCGAAAG AATGCGCCGTTGGAAGAGGAGGAGGAGAAGGAGGAGGTTAAAGTGGTTACTGTGTCGGAGGAAGTTAAGATGAAAGAGTATGAAAAGGCAGCAAAGCGTCTGGAGAATGCTCGTCTG GTGTTGCGGAGGGCCATTAATCTTGAAAGGTTCAGGACACGCGCAACAAAGGAGGATCCTATAGAATTGCGATCTGTTGTGACCAAGGAGGATATTGTGGCTGAG GTGGCAAGGCAGCTTTGTATTGGCTTAGAACCTGACAATGTGCATCTACCATCTCCATTGTCAACCGTGGGAGAGTATGAGGTACCACTGCGCCTTCCGAGATCCATCCCTTTGCCTGCAGGGAAGGTTCAGTGGACACTTAATGTTAAAATCCGATGTGCATAA
- the LOC101307055 gene encoding protein ABIL2-like: MGTMTTPIPGVASNFDEVSMHQSLLFSDSLKDLKNLRSQLYSAAEYFELSYTNDDQKQTVVETLKDYAIKALVNTVDHLGSVTYKVNDLLDEKVDEVSGTEFRVSCIEQRLRTCQEYIDHEGLSQQSSVIDTPKYHKRYILPVGETMGGANKTKSTYKGCNLDDEDEWHQFRNAVRATISETPPTAVSRGRSPSPQPQRPAVFSFTSTMPKKELDKRTVSPHRFPLLRSGSLASRPTTPSKSRSTTPNSSRPTTPNLTNARRRYPSEPRKSASMRLPAERENSKEVEQYPSKSKRLLKALLSRRKSKKDDMLYTYLDEY, from the exons ATGGGAACAATGACTACGCCTATCCCTGGCGTAGCGTCTAATTTTGACGAGGTTTCTATGCATCAAAGTTTGCTCTTCTCTGATAGTCTCAAG GATTTGAAGAATTTGAGATCACAGTTATACTCCGCGGCAGAGTACTTTGAACTTTCTTATACAAATGATGACCAAAAACAAAC AGTGGTAGAAACATTGAAAGATTATGCCATTAAAGCTCTTGTGAATACGGTGGACCATTTGGGTTCTGTGACATATAAGGTCAATGATCTCTTGGATGAAAAAGTGGATGAAGTTTCTGGCACAGAATTTCGGGTTTCTTGCATTGAACAG AGGCTGAGGACATGTCAAGAATACATTGATCATGAGGGCCTTTCCCAACAATCATCAGTTATAGACACTCCCAAATACCACAAGCGGTACATCTTGCCAG TTGGTGAGACCATGGGGGGAGCAAACAAAACTAAATCTACATACAAAGGATGCAACTTAGATGATGAAGATGAATGGCATCAGTTTCGGAATG CTGTTCGTGCTACAATCAGTGAAACCCCACCAACTGCAGTCAG TAGAGGGCGGTCTCCATCTCCACAACCTCAAAGACCTGCAGTTTTTTCGTTTACATCTACCATGCCCAAGAAAGAATTAG ATAAGCGAACAGTTTCACCTCATCGGTTTCCACTTCTACGGTCTGGTTCTCTTGCAAGTAGGCCGACGACTCCAAGCAAAAGTCGGTCAACTACCCCAAACTCAAGTAGACCGACAACTCCAAATCTTACTAATGCAAGACGACGG TACCCTTCAGAGCCTCGAAAATCAGCTTCAATGCGGCTACCTGCTGAAAGAGAGAACAGCAAAGAGGTTGAACAATATCCCAGCAAAAGTAAACGCCTCCTCAAAGCCTTGCTTAGCCGACGCAAGTCAAAGAAAGATGACATGTTATACACTTATTTGGACGAATACTAA
- the LOC101305888 gene encoding uncharacterized protein LOC101305888, with translation MASTLPSFSLSSSAHSAVQLRVENTVASSNCFFRTQVISGVQRNGKGRSVWRRRKLTKKDDMLRYGMDRVPFLEEQVRKVKDGGQLMGMDIERLLLSEDNRFDFVNEIAAEANEYVENNRDEYGGKKKAILQVLSNRVNDAGFYRPEAYEESDPFQPGPSYLKEFYT, from the exons ATGGCTTCCACTCTTCCCTCCTTCTCTCTCTCATCTTCTGCCCAT AGTGCGGTACAACTGAGAGTGGAAAACACAGTGGCTTCTTCCAACTGCTTCTTCAGAACGCAG GTGATTTCAGGGGTGCAAAGGAATGGGAAAGGTCGGAGCGTGTGGCGGCGAAGGAAACTG ACAAAGAAGGATGACATGTTGCGATACGGAATGGACAGAGTTCCTTTTCTGGAGGAACAGGTTCGGAAGGTCAAGGATGGAGGACAGCTCATGGGAATGGACATTGAGAGACTACTACTCTCAGAGGACAACCGGTTTGATTTTGTGAATGAAATTGCGGCTGAGGCCAACGAGTATGTTGAGAACAACCGAGATGAATATGGGGGTAAGAAGAAAGCTATCCTTCAGGTGCTAAGTAACCGTGTGAATGATGCTGGGTTTTATAGACCGGAAGCATATGAAGAATCTGACCCCTTCCAACCAGGGCCATCGTATTTGAAAGAATTTTATACTTGA
- the LOC101312879 gene encoding nephrocystin-3-like: MNGKSLFKRVLSLNRPTKPDPPKFPLSLWLRLHSSATLTPLMAASLILPSHFFTTYKISKLCLHHMQSANPHKGITCFFPVRALASRTFASVGSVENHVSAPTNTQRSGGSKTSDNDFERELQELFDEVKTLVMNGSKDDAVDLLRANYEAVKERMDAGVRGIEEAATIDIIALGYMAVGDFKFVESLLEMLNEIVGSLKDDEPLLDSVLVHMGSMYSTLGKFEKSMIVYRGAIDNMENIYGKHSVFLITPILGMAKVLGSIGRTTKAVDFYHRAIALLESSRGAECEDLAIPLFGLGSLLLKQGKPTEAETPFLRILNIYTKLYGEDDGRVGMAMSSLAHVKCAMGKANEAIDLYKSALKVIKDSNYMASDDSIVEKMRIDLAELLHAVGRGKEGRELLEECLLITEKHKGKEDPSSVTHLINLATSHSRSKNYVEAERLLRTSLQVLSKTVSPDDQSISFPMLHLAVTLYQLKQDEEAEQLALQALHIREKAFGEDSLPVAEALDCLVSIQTRLTRDDEVLLDQLKRVLSIQEKEFGPESKEVLTTLKKVVHFLDKLGRKNDKLLLQKRLSALRSKFKQQIQQ, encoded by the exons ATGAACGGCAAGTCGCTATTTAAGAGGGTTTTAAGTTTGAACCGACCCACAAAACCCGACCCGCCCAAATTCCCATTATCTCTTTGGCTCCGTCTTCACAGTTCTGCAACTCTCACTCCTCTAATGGCTGCTTCTCTCATTCTACCTTCTCACTTCTTCACCACCTACAA GATAAGCAAACTGTGCTTACATCACATGCAGTCAGCAAATCCACACAAAGGCATCACCTGCTTTTTCCCGGTTAGAGCATTGGCTTCTAGAACTTTTGCTTCAGTTGGGTCAGTAGAGAATCACGTCTCAGCTCCAACCAACACTCAAAG GTCTGGAGGTTCTAAAACATCTGATAATGATTTCGAGAGGGAGTTACAGGAGTTGTTTGATGAAGTGAAAACGTTGGTTATGAATGGGAGTAAAGATGATGCTGTGGATTTGCTTCGAGCGAATTATGAGGCTGTGAAGGAGAGGATGGATGCCGGGGTTAGAGGCATTGAGGAAGCTGCTACCATTGACATCATAGCTCTAGGGTACATGGCTGTTGGTGACTTTAAGTTTGTCGAGTCGTTACTGGAAATG TTGAATGAGATTGTTGGAAGTCTAAAGGATGATGAACCATTGCTGGATTCAGTTCTGGTGCATATGGGAAGCATGTATTCAACTTTGGGGAAGTTTGAGAAATCAATGATTGTATATAGGGGAGCAATTGATAACATGGAGAACATATATG GGAAACATAGTGTTTTTCTTATCACGCCAATTTTGGGCATGGCAAAAGTTCTTGGTTCTATTGGAAGGACTACAAAAGCAGTAGATTTTTACCATCGTGCAATAGCTCTTCTCGAATCTAGCAGAGGTGCTGAATGTGAGGATTTGGCCATACCTTTGTTTGGTCTCGGCAGCCTTTTACTCAAACAAGGGAAACCTACTGAGGCAGAAACTCCTTTTTTAAG AATTTTAAATATATACACAAAGTTGTATGGAGAAGATGATGGAAGAGTTGGGATGGCTATGAGTTCCCTGGCCCATGTCAAGTGTGCAATGG GAAAGGCAAATGAAGCAATCGATTTATATAAGAGCGCTCTTAAAGTCATCAAGGATTCCAATTATATGGCTTCTGATGACAGCATAGTGGAGAAGATGCGGATAGATCTGGCAGAATTACTTCATGCTGTTGGAAG GGGAAAGGAAGGCCGAGAGCTACTGGAGGAATGCTTGCTGATCACTGAGAAACATAAGGGCAAAGAGGACCCCAGCTCAGTGACACACCTCATCAATCTCGCAACTTCACATTCCCGCTCAAAGAACTATGTGGAGGCTGAGCGCTTGCTGAGGACAAGTTTGCAGGTCTTGTCAAAGACAGTGTCACCCGATGACCAATCCATCTCATTCCCAATGTTGCACCTCGCCGTTACTCTCTACCAATTAAAACAGGACGAAGAAGCTGAACAACTCGCCCTCCAGGCTTTGCACATTCGTGAGAAAGCATTCGGAGAAGACTCCCTACCTGTTG CTGAGGCTCTCGATTGTCTGGTGTCAATCCAAACAAGACTGACAAGGGACGACGAAGTGTTACTAGATCAGCTGAAGAGGGTATTGAGCATCCAAGAGAAAGAGTTCGGCCCCGAGAGCAAGGAGGTCTTGACAACCTTAAAAAAAGTTGTACATTTCCTAGACAAACTAGGCAGGAAAAACGACAAGCTCCTCTTGCAGAAACGACTCTCTGCCCTTAGATCAAAATTCAAGCAACAAATTCAACAGTAA
- the LOC101305310 gene encoding KH domain-containing protein At4g18375-like: MERSRSKRSYYYDQHQDYDAEPVQQRQRPRYNNHHYANGNNGGGGGRNHRHNSGGGGGRAAAVKTGQQEAASAAVTTSYRILCHDMKAGGVIGKSGSIIKSIRQHTGAWINVHELVPGDEERIIEISDTRRRDPEGRMPAFSPAQEALFLVHERILESEVGGGGAEEEDEYGGGGGGNRGTRVATRLVVSRMHVGSLLGKGGKIIEQMRMETKTQIRVLPRDHNLPRCVSMSEEIVQVVGDPNNVKSAVEIISSRLRESQHRDRNNFHGRAHSPERFFPPEDDYIPHMNNAGRKSSMDGSGYGSRLSGHNTRNNNYGSRSSGYMIEPGSVPMDDSVQPFYGEDLVFRMLCPVDKVDLVLGESDGIIELLQNEIGVDVRATDPVAGADEQIIIISSEEGPDDELFPAQEALLHIQTRIVDLIPDRDNIITTRLLVSSSDIGCLEGRDGSLSDMRRLTGANIQILPREELPPCVSGNDMLLQIVGEIKAARDALVEVTSRLRSHLYRELFQKDTMPLSVPGPASSALDYINPVREARTGNGPSIATYQNVQTTQPSKDSGVVVSEAVKQNENERREDVLTGLNSRIPVTLVTRSILEVVIPEKAVSKLITKSKNMLAQISELSGARVTLVEDSPEVAQKIIQISGTPEQTERAQSLLQGFILSTQEDDP, encoded by the exons ATGGAGAGGTCTAGATCCAAGAGATCGTACTACTATGACCAGCACCAGGACTACGACGCCGAGCCGGTACAACAACGGCAACGGCCTCGGTACAACAACCACCACTACGCCAACGGAAACAACGGCGGCGGAGGCGGTAGAAATCACCGGCATAACAGCGGCGGCGGCGGAGGTAGGGCGGCGGCGGTGAAGACGGGGCAGCAGGAGGCGGCGTCGGCGGCGGTGACGACGTCGTATCGGATACTGTGCCACGATATGAAGGCGGGAGGGGTGATAGGGAAGTCCGGGAGCATAATCAAGTCGATCCGGCAGCACACCGGCGCGTGGATCAACGTGCACGAGCTGGTCCCCGGCGACGAGGAGCGGATCATCGAGATTTCCGACACGCGGCGGCGGGACCCGGAGGGGAGAATGCCGGCGTTCTCGCCGGCGCAGGAGGCGCTGTTTCTGGTCCACGAGCGGATTCTGGAGAGCGAGGTCGGCGGCGGCGGGGCGGAGGAGGAGGACGAGTACGGCGGAGGCGGAGGAGGAAACAGAGGGACACGTGTCGCGACGAGGCTTGTGGTGTCGAGGATGCATGTGGGGAGTTTGCTGGGGAAAGGAGGGAAGATAATAGAGCAAATGAGGATGGAGACTAAGACGCAGATTAGGGTTTTGCCGAGAGATCATAACCTGCCGCGATGTGTTTCAATGTCTGAGGAGATTGTTCAG GTAGTAGGCGACCCGAATAATGTAAAGTCTGCTGTGGAAATTATTTCATCTCGCTTGAGGGAGAGCCAGCACCGTGACCGCAATAATTTCCATGGACGAGCTCATTCACCAGAACGGTTCTTTCCTCCTGAGGATGATTATATTCCTCACATGAACAATGCAGGACGTAAGTCGTCCATGGATGGGTCTGGTTACGGATCAAGATTATCCGGCCACAATACGAGGAACAACAACTATGGCTCACGTTCATCTGGTTATATGATAGAACCAGGGTCTGTTCCAATGGATGATAGTGTGCAGCCCTTTTATGGAGAAGACCTTGTGTTTCGAATGCTTTGCCCGGTTGATAAAGTTGATCTTGTCCTCGGAGAATCTGATGGAATTATAGAATTGCTTCAAAATGAAATTGGTGTGGATGTCAGGGCTACTGACCCTGTGGCCGGAGCAGATGAACAGATAATCATAATTTCTTCTGAGGAG GGTCCTGATGATGAGCTGTTTCCGGCTCAGGAAGCTTTATTGCATATCCAAACTCGTATTGTTGATCTGATACCAGACAGAGATAACATTATAACTACAAGGTTACTTGTTTCATCAAGTGATATTGGATGCTTGGAGGGAAGAGACGGGTCTTTATCAGACATGAGGCGACTTACTGGTGCAAATATACAAATTCTGCCTAGAGAAGAACTTCCTCCGTGTGTATCAGGGAATGATATGCTTTTACAG ATAGTAGGGGAAATAAAAGCAGCTCGAGATGCTCTTGTTGAGGTGACATCACGACTAAGGAGTCACTTATACAGGGAGTTGTTTCAAAAGGATACCATGCCGCTTTCTGTGCCTGGCCCTGCAAGTAGTGCTCTTGATTACATAAATCCTGTTCGTGAAGCTCGTACTGGAAATGGCCCTTCTATAGCTACCTATCAGAATGTGCAAACTACTCAGCCATCTAAG GACTCTGGAGTGGTTGTCAGTGAAGCAGTAAAGCAGAATGAAAATGAAAGGCGTGAAGATGTTCTGACTGGGCTGAATAG TAGAATACCCGTGACACTTGTCACTCGGAGTATACTTGAAGTTGTCATACCCGAGAAGGCTGTTTCAAAGCTCATAACAAAATCGAAAAACATGCTTGCTCAGATCAGTGAG TTATCAGGAGCCAGGGTAACCCTGGTAGAGGATAGTCCAGAGGTAGCCCAAAAGATAATTCAAATTTCAGGCACTCCGGAGCAGACTGAGAGGGCTCAGAGCTTGCTCCAGGGTTTTATCTTAAGCA CACAAGAAGACGACCCTTGA